Below is a genomic region from Bordetella pertussis 18323.
CGAGCTGGAGGCGATGCGCGGCGAGTACATCACGGCCGGATCGCCGCAGGCGCAGCTGGACGTGGCCAAGCGGATCCAGGCGCGCGTCATGGACGAGGTCACCTACCTGCCGCTGGGCCAGTTCCAGACGGTCCAGGGGCGCCGCGCCAACCTGGTCGACATCATTGCGTCGCCGGTTCCCGTGTTCTGGCAGATGGACAAGAAGTAGCCATCGCACCATGGCGGACCGGCGGCCTGGAGAGGCCGCGGTCCGCCCCATCCTGACTCAATCCACAAGGGGCGGCCGATGTTCGGTTACATCCTGCGGCGCGTGCTCGCCACGATTCCGGTCGTGGTGATCGTGGCGGTGTTCGTATTCCTGCTGCTGCGCCTGACGCCGGGCGACGCGGCGGCCATCATCGCCGGCGATTCGGCCACGCCCGCCCAGATCGAGAACATCCGCAAGTCGCTGGGCCTGACCGAGCCGCTGACGGTGCAGTTCCGCACCTGGATGACGCAGCTTGCGTCCGGCGACCTGGGAACGTCGATCATTTCCAGGCAGCCGGTCACCAAACTGATCGGCCAGCGGGTCGGGCCGACGCTGCAGATCGCCACCCTGACCATCATCCTGTCGGTGCTGATCGCGGTGCCGCTGGGGGTGCTGGCCGCATGGCGGCATCGCAGCTGGCTCGACTACGCGGTGATGGCGTTCTCGGTCATCGGCTTTTCGATCCCGGCTTTCGTGGTGGGCTACATCCTGATGAAGATCTTCGCCGTGGACCTGCGCTGGCTGCCGGTGCAGGGCTTTACCTCGGTGTTCCAGGATCCGCAGCAGTTCCTGTGCACGGCGGTCCTGCCCTGCATGACGCTGGCCACGGTATTCGTGGCGCTGATCGCGCGCATGACCAGGGCCAGCATGCTCGACGTGCTGGGCGAGGACTACATCCGTACGGCGCGGGCCAAGGGCGTCAAGGAGCGCATCGTGCTGTTTCGCCACGCGCTGGGCAACGCGGCGGTGCCCATCGTCACCATCATCGGCACGGGGTTCGCGCTGCTGATCGTCGGCGTGGTGGTGACCGAGAGCGTCTACAACATTCCCGGCATCGGCCGCCTGACCGTGGACGCGGTGCTGGCGCGCGACTATCCGGTCATCCAGGCGATGATCCTGCTGACCAGCGCGCTGTACGTGTTCATCAATCTGTTGATCGATCTGTCCTATACCATTTTCGATCCGAGGATCCGCTACTGATGACCACGCTACCGCAGCCGGCCAGCGCCCTGCAGGCCGTATTCCGGGTCACCCAGCTGCCCGCATGGTGCCGCTTCGGCTGGCCGCCGATTGCCGCCGCGCTGGTGCTGGCGGTCCTGGTCCTGGCCACGGCGGCCGCCTATCTGTACATCCCGCACGATCCGATCGCGATCAACCCGCTGATGCGCCTGAAGCCGGCCAGCGCGGATCATTGGCTGGGCACGGATGCGCTGGGGCGCGACGTGTTCTCGCGCGTGATGGCGGGCGGCCAGGTCTCGCTGCTGGTGGGTGTGGCGGCGGCCGTCATCTCCATCGCCGCGGGGCTGTGCATCGGCCTGGTCTCAGGGTTCTTCCGCGTGCTCGACGGCGTGGTCATGCGCATCACGGACGCCGTGATGTCGGTGCCGTCCATCCTGCTGGCGATCGCCCTGGTCGCGCTCAACGGGCCGAGCATCTGGTCGGTCATCATCGCCATTACGGTGCCGGAGGTGCCGCGCGTGGTGCGCCTGGTGCGCTCGGTGGTGCTGTCGGCGCGCGAAGAGCCCTATGTCGAGGCGGCCCTGGCGCTGGGCACGTCGATGCCCGGCATTCTCTGGCGGCACATCATGCCCAATACCCTGGCGCCGCTCATGGTGCAGGCCACCTACGTCTGCGCCTCGGCCATCCTGACCGAGGCGGTGCTGTCGTTCCTGGGGGCGGGCGTCTCCACCGAGATACCGACCTGGGGCAACATCATGGCGGAAGCGCGCATGTACTTCCAGATCCGCCCGGGGCTGATGCTGTGGCCGGGCCTGCTGCTGTCGCTGTGCATCCTGTCCATCAACCTGCTGGGCGACACCGCGCGCGACATGCTCGATCCGCGCCTGAAGCGGCGGGGGGAGTAAACGATGATATTTCGCAAGCGCGATCTCCAACATCGCCCGGTGGTGCTGCGCATCGCGGGCCTGTCCCTGGTGGACGGGCAGCCGGGCGCCGGCAGCGCCATCTTGCGGGATATCGACGTCGATATCCGGCAGGGCGAGACGGTCTGCCTGGTGGGCGAAAGCGGCTCGGGCAAGTCCATGACCTCGCTGGCGGTCATGGGCCTGCTGCCCAAGGGGCATCTGCGGGTGACAGGCGGACGCATCGAACTCGATGGCCAGAACCTGCTCGACCTCGGGCCGGCCGCCTTGCGGGACTTGCGCGCCAAGCGCATTTCCATGATTTTCCAGGAGCCCATGACGGCCCTGAACCCGGTCATGAAGGTGGGGCCGCAGATCGAAGAGGTGCTGGACAGCCACACGGCGCTGCCCAGGCGCGAGAAAAAGCAGCGCGTGCTCGACATCATGGAGCAGGTCCACCTGCCCGACGTGGCGCGTATCTACGAGTCCTATCCGCACCAGCTCTCCGGTGGGCAGCGCCAGCGCATCATGATCGCCATGGCGCTGGTGCTGGAGCCGCGGCTGCTGATCGCCGACGAGCCGACCACCGCGCTGGACGTCACCACGCAGAACCAGGTGCTCAAGCTGATCAGCGAGCTGCAGCACAAGCACGATACGGCGGTGCTGTTCATCACCCATGACATGGGGGTGGTGGCCGAGATCGCCGACCGGGTCTATGTCATGCGCCTGGGCGAAATCGTCGAGAGCGCGCCGGTCGAGCAATTGTTGCGCGAACCGCGGCAGGACTACACCCGCAAGTTGCTCAAGTCGGTGCCCAGCCTGATTCCGCGGCCCGGCCGGGCCGCGCCGCAGGCGTGCGCCACGCTGCAGGTGCAGGGGCTTGCGAAACGCTATGCGATGGGCGGGTTCCCGGGCCGCCGGCGGGAAGTCCAGGCCGCGCACGATGTCGCGTTCAGCATCCAGCCCGGCCGTACGCTGGGCATCGTGGGCGAGAGCGGCTCGGGCAAGTCCACGGTGGCGCGCTGCGTGATGCGGCTGATCGAGCCGAGCGAAGGCGCCATCCGTGTCGGCGATGCCGATATCGCGCGGCTGGGCCCCAGGCAGCTCAAGCCGTTTCGCAAGCATCTGCAGATCGTCTTCCAGGATCCGTACCGTTCGCTCAACCCCCGCCGCACCATCGGCGCCAGCCTGATCGAAGGGCCGGTGAACTTCGGGCAGGACAGGCAGGCCGCGCTGGCGCAGGCGGCCGAATTGCTGGAGCTGGTGGGCCTGCCGGCCGACGCCCTGGCGCGCTATCCCCATCAGTTCTCGGGCGGGCAGCGGCAGCGCATCGCCATCGCGCGCGCCATCGCCATGCGGCCCGACGTCCTGGTGGCCGACGAGGCGGTGTCCGCGCTCGATGTCTCGGTACAGGCGCAGGTGCTCGAATTGCTCGACACGCTGCAGCGCAAGCTGGACATCGCGATTCTGTTCATCACGCACGATCTGCGGGTGGCCGCGCAGATCTGCGACGAGGTCATGGTGATGCGGCATGGCCGCGTGGTGGAGCACGACACGGCCGAGAATGTCCTGGCGCGGCCCGCGCACGCCTACACGCGCGCGTTGATCGAGGCCGCGCCGGGACGCGATTGGGACTTTGCCAACTTTCGCGAACGGTAGCCATCTGTCCGGCTTGCGAAGCATCGAGGGGGAAGGGGCGTGACATCAGAATTGTGGCGGCTGTCGGCCTGCGAGATTGTCGCGGGCGTGAAGTCGGGGGCGTTCTCGGCAAGCGAGGCGGTGCGCGCCGCGCTGGACCGCATGGAGGCCGTCAATGGGCGCATCAATGCCGTGGTCGACAGCGACCCCCAGGCGGCGCTGGCGGCGGCGGCCCGCGTCGACGCGCGCATCGCCGCCGGCGAGGACCCCGGCCCGCTGGCCGGCGTGCCGGTGACGGTCAAGGTCACGCACGACCAGGCGGGTTTCGCGACCACCATGGGCATCCGCAAGCTGAAGGACCACCGCGCCGCGGCCAACAGCCCCATCGTGGACAACTTCGAGCGGGCCGGGGCGATTCCCATCGGGCGCACCAACATGCCGGCGTTCGGCCTGCGCTGGTTCACCAATGGCCGCCTGCACGGCGACACCTACAACCCGTTCGACCGCAGCCTGACGCCAGGCGGCTCTTCCGGGGGCGCCAGCGCGGCGGTTGCCTCGGGCATCGGCGCCATCGCGCATGGCACGGACATCGCCGGCTCGATCCGGTATCCGGCCTACGCGTGCGGCGTGCACGGCCTGCGTCCGACCCTGGGGCGCATTCCCAACTACAACGCTTCGTTCCCCGAACGCGGCCTGGGCGGGCAGCTCATGTCGGTCTCCGGTCCGCTGGCCCGCACCGTGGCCGACATCGAATTGTCGTTCGCCGCGCTGGCCCACGCGGACCCGCGCGACCCGTGGTGGGTGCCCGCGCCGCTGGCCGGCCCGGCCCGGCCGCGCCGGGTGGCGCTGTGCCTGCGGCCCGACGGCCTGGAGATCGACGCCGCGGTGGCCGATGCGCTGCTGGATGCGGCGGCGCGCTTGCGCGACGCCGGCTGGGAAGTGGCCGAGCTGGACGACATTCCGCCCATGCGCGATGCCGCCGTGGCCCAGGTGACCCTGTGGCTGGGCGACGAATATCCGGCCTTGCTGGCCGAGGCGCAGGCCGAGGGCGACCCGGGCGCCCTGGCCATGCTGCGGGGCCAGCCGCAGTCGGCCGGCGTCACCCTGCAAAGCTACTGTTCGGCGCTCAAGGCGCGGGCGTCCTATCTGCGCCAGTGGATGCTGTTCTTCGAGGACTATCCCTTGATGATGCTGCCGGTGTCGGCCCGCCTGACCTTCGCCAACGACCTGGATACCCGGTCCGCGGCCGATTACGACAGCGTCTGGGAGGCGCAGATGCCGCAGCTTGGCCTGGCCTTCATGGGCCTGCCGTGCATGAGCGTGGCGACCGGCATGTGCGGCTCGGCGCCCGTGGGTATCCAGCTGGCGGCCGGCCGTTACCGCGAGGACTTGCTGTTCCTGGCGGCCGAGGACATCGCCGCGCGCGGCATGCCGCCCGTCCCGGTGGACCCCGTGTAACCCGTTTATTTCCCAGCCCCTACTTTCAGCGGAAGGTTTCCATGAACGACTTGGCAACGATCAATGATCTTCACAGCGTCGTCGAAGACGACCGCAATGCCATCTGGCATCACATGCTGCAGCACGACGCCCTGCAGGCCACGGCCCCCTGGGTGGTGGTCGAAGGAAAGGGCACGCGTATCCGCGATGCCAGCGGCAAGGAGTACCTGGACGCCACGGCCGGCGGATTCTGGACCGTCAATGTCGGCTACGGGCGGGAGCGGATCGCCAACGCCATGCGCGACCAGATGCTCAAGCTGAACTATTTCGCGCAAAGCGCGGGCAATGTGCCCGGCGCGCTGTTCGCCAGGCAGCTGGTCTCGAAGATGCCGGGCATGAGCCGGGTGTATTTTTCGAACTCGGGCTCCGAGGCCAACGAGAAGGTATTCAAGATGGTGCGCCAGATCTCCGCGCGCCACCATGCCGGCAGGAAATACAAGATCCTGTTTCGCGAGCGGGACTATCACGGATCGTCGATTGCCACGCTGGCGGCGGCGGGCCAGCCCGAGCGGGCGGCGCAGTACGGTCCGTTTCCCGACGGTTTCGTCCAGGTGCCGCACTGCCTGGAGTACCGCAAGCAATGGGATGTGGCGAACTACGGCGAGCGCGCCGCCGACGCCATCGAGGAGGTCATCCTGCGCGAAGGCCCGGAAACGGTCGGGCTGCTCTGCCTCGAACCCATCACCGCCGGCGGCGGCATCATCGTGCCCCCCGAGGGCTACTGGCGCCGCGTGCAGGAGATCTGCCGGCGCTACGATGTGCTGCTGCATATCGACGAGGTCGTGTGCGGCCTGGGGCGCACCGGCAAATGGTTCGGCTACCAGCATTTCGACATCGAGCCGGATTTCGTCACGCTGGCCAAGGGCACGGCCTCGGGCTATGCGGCCATTGCCTGCACGGTGACGCACGAGCGCATCTTCGAGCAGTTCAAGGACGAACCGGACGATCCCCTCAGTTTCTTCCGCGACGTCTCCACCTTCGGCGGCTGCGCGGGCAGCGCGGCGGCGGCGCTGGAGAATCTGCGCATCCTCGAGGAGGAGGGGCTGGTCGAGCATGCCGCGCAGGTGGGCGACTACTTGCAGGCGTGCCTGCGCCAACTGGCCGACAAGCATGCCGTCATCGGCGACGTGCGCGGCAAGGGTTTGCTGCAGGGCGTGGAACTGGTGAGCGACCGGGCGGCGAAAACGCCGGTTTCCGAGGCCGACGCCAAGCGCGTGGTGGCGCAGTGCAAGGCGCAGGGCGTGCTGATCGGCGTGATCACGCGCGCGCTGCCCGGTCTCAATACGACCTTGTGCCTGGCCCCGCCGCTGATCCTGACGCGCGACGAGGTGGACGAACTGTGCGGCGCGATCGACCGGGCGCTGGCCACGGTCTTCGGTTGACGGCGCCTGCGGCCGGGCCGCGTGCGGCCCGGCCCGTGGTCAGGCGCGGCTGCCGGCCTGCGCCGCGAGCGGCGGCGTGCCCTCATGGAACATGGTCTTGAGTTGCGCGCGCAACTCCGGGGTGTCGGCGTGCTTGTGCACGGTGGTGGCGTGCTGGACCGCGGCTTCCAGGAGTTCGGCGTCGCTGTCGGCCGACAGCGCGACCGAGCAGTTCATTTCGCTGGGAAACTCACGGCAGTCGATATATTTGCGTGACATGGTGTGCCCCTTGCGCGCCGCGGCGATGCTGCCGGCGGCGCATGAGGAATCGACGCGCGATCTTGCTGGCGCCGTTCCCGATGGCGCGTCGCACCGGGCGGGCGATCCAGGAAAAATTATAAGCTCGCGCGGCCTGCGCCGCCGTGGCGCCCGCACGCGCGCCTGGTAAGGGTTTGCATCTGCCATTCCTGTCCTGGGCGTGGCGCCAAGAATCATTCGGGGCCGCCTGGTATATGCTGCTGGGGCCAGCCCGACCTGCGCGTGAAGCCGCGCGGCGTGGGGAGCGCATCATCAACGGCGGCCCGGCGCAGGCCGGCTTCCTGCAAGGAGAGCATGGGCAATGAGCAATTCGACCAAACGGGTGCTGCGCGAACGGGTCGCGCAGCGCAATGGCATGCTGGTGGCGGGCGCGTTCAACGCGATGAGCGCCAGGATCGTGGCGGACCAGGGGTTCGAGGCGGTCTACCTGACCGGCGCGGGCCTGACCAACATGCATTACGGCGCGCCGGACCTGGGCATCATCGGCTTGCGCGACGTGGCCGACGCGACCTCGCGCATCCGCGATGCGGTCGAGTTGCCCCTGATCGTCGACGCCGACACCGGCTTCGGCAACGCGGTCAATGTATGGCATACCGTGCGGGTGCTGGAGCGCGCCGGGGCCGATGCCATCCAGCTGGAAGACCAGGTGTTTCCCAAGCGCTGCGGCCACTTCGCCGGCAAGAGCGTGGCGCCGCTGTCCGAGATGGTGTCGAAGATCAAGGCGGCGGCCGACGCGCGGCGCGACGAGGATTTCCTCATCATCGCCCGCACCGACGCGCGCGCTGTCGAGGGTTTCGACGCCGCCATCGAGCGCGCCCGGCGTTTCGCCGAGGCGGGCGCGGACATCCTGTTCGTCGAGGCGATCGTCGACCAGGACGAGGTGGGCAAGCTGCCGCAACTGCTGAGCCAGCCGCTGCTAGTCAATATCGTGGTGGGCGGCAAGACGCCGCCCATGCCGGCCGCGCAACTCGGGCGCCTGGGCTACAGCGTGGTGCTGTACGCCAATGCGACATTGCAGGGGGCGGTGCTGGGCATGCAGCGCGCGCTGGGCGCGCTCAGGCGCGACGGCAAGCTGGACGAGGACCCGGCGTTGCTCGCGCCTTTCCTGGAGCGGCAACGGCTGGTGGGCAAGCCGTTGTATGACGAGCTGGAGGAACGCTACAAGGATGCGTGATTCCGGGTGGGCCGGCAGGAATATACAAAATGTTTCGAGTGCGCCGTCTGCCGCTTGCTAGCATGGTCGAGCCGGTGCCTGCCGGTCCTGTCCCTACCGTCGAGGAGGTCGTCATGCAAGCAAGAACAACCATCATGCGCGTCGCCGTCGTCAGTGCTGCTGCCCTGCTCATTTCGGGCTGCGCGACACCGCAGCAGACCAATACCGCGATCGGCACGGGCGCGGGCGCGGCGGTGGGCGCGGGTATCGGCGCCCTGATCGGCCACGGCAAGGGCGCCGCGATCGGCGCCGGCATCGGCGCGGTGGCCGGCGGCCTGATCGGCTACAACTGGTCGGGCGTCAAGCAGGACGTGCAGCAGTCCGGCGCGTCGTCGCTGGGCATCGATGTGGTCGAGATGCCGGATGGCAGCCTGAAGGTCAACATTCCCAGCAACGTATCGTTCGACACCGACAAGTCGCAGCTCAAGCCGGCCTTGCTGCCGGTGCTCGACAGCGTGGCGCGCGCCCTGAACCAGCATCCGGAACTGCGCACCAAGGTGGTGGGCCATACCGACAGTACCGGCTCGGCGGCGCACAACCAGCAACTGTCGGTCAATCGCGCGCGCGCCGTGACGTCCTACCTGGGCAAGCAGGGCGTGGCGCAGGGGCGCATGACGGTCGAGGGCCGCGGCGCCAACGACCCGGTCGGCGACAATGCGACGGCCGAGGGCCGGGCCGCCAACCGCCGCGTCGAAGTCTATCTGTACGCGGTCAAGCAATAGACAGGACGGCGCGTCCGCCGCCCATGCCGGCTGGCGGACGCGGCCGCGGGGAGTTTGCGATGAGTACGGAATTTCCGATGCGTATCGGCGCCGAGGTGGCGCTGCCGGCCTTGCAGGGCTGGAACGCGGCGGCCGGGCGCGACGCCATCGAGAAGCGCTATCGGTTCGACAATTTCAATGCCGCGTTCGGCTTCATGGCGCGCGTGGCGATGTTCGCCGAGAAAATGGACCACCACCCGGAATGGCGCAATGTCTACAACCGGGTCGACGTGACGCTGACCACCCATGACGCCGGCGGGGTGACCGAGCTGGATGTGCGCATGGCGCAGTTCATGGACGAGGCGGCCGGGCGCCTGGGCGCCACCGGCCTGCCGGCGCGCGCGGATCAGCCGCGCACGTAGTAGATGCGCATGGCGTGCTGCTTCTGCTGGCCGTCCAGCACGCGGATGGTGACCGAGCGCGGCGTGAAGCCGTCGGGCAGCGGCAGGACGCCCTGGGTATTGTTGTAGCGCTGCAGGTCCAGCGCCAGCGGATCGGGCGTGAGCGTGCCGCGGCGGCCGTTGGCGTAGTTGCCTTCGATGGCCAGCGTCACATTGCCCTTGAAGGCCGGACCCGCATGGTTCTCGCGCATGATCAGCACCTGGTAGCTCAGCTGGCCCGGCTGGCGCTTGAACACGGCGGAGCGCACGCCGATGTCGCCGCCGCGCGGGTCGGGCGGCATGGCGTCCTGGAACAGCAGCAGCTCCTGGTTCAGCGTATCGATGCGCGTACGCGCTTGCGCCAGGTCGGTCGTGAGCTGTTCGTGGGTGGATTTGTTGGCGTCGCGCTGGCCGATGGCTTCGTCCAGCTGGGTCTGCAGGCGCTGGCGCTCGAGGTTGGCGGCGCTCAGTTCGGTGTGCAGTTGTTCGGATTGCTCGACGGTCAGCCGTTGCGGGCCGTAGTTGGTCTGCAGGAACAGCACGCCGCCCGCGCCGAGCGCAATGCCCACCAGCAGCAACACCAGCCAGCGCGGCATGCGCCGGGTGCGTTTACCGGGCTGATACACCGAGGGCTTGAATACTTGCCGTTGTGATCGTCCGAACGCCATGCGAGAGAATTTCCTGTAGCAGAATCAGCGAAGACAGCATGCGTGTCTTCGGGCCAAAGTGGTAGAGGATACCGCGTTGCAGCCTCCTTGGCGACCGGCGGATACCTCTGGTTTCGTCCGTAGATGACGTGAAATACGTGACGTTACGTGCCTTCCGGGCGCAACTGGCCGTCCAGCGCGGCCAGCCGCTGGGGGGTACCCACGTCGGTCCAGCGGCCGGCGTGCCGCGCGCCGATGACCGCCCGCCGCGCCATGGCCTGGCGCAGTAGCGGGGCCAGCGGGGCGGCGCTGCCGCGCGCCACAGGATCGAACAGGGCGGGCCGGTAAAGGCCGATTCCCGCGAAAGTCAGCTTCGGCGCGCCGTCGTCGGCGACCCGCCCG
It encodes:
- a CDS encoding ABC transporter permease → MFGYILRRVLATIPVVVIVAVFVFLLLRLTPGDAAAIIAGDSATPAQIENIRKSLGLTEPLTVQFRTWMTQLASGDLGTSIISRQPVTKLIGQRVGPTLQIATLTIILSVLIAVPLGVLAAWRHRSWLDYAVMAFSVIGFSIPAFVVGYILMKIFAVDLRWLPVQGFTSVFQDPQQFLCTAVLPCMTLATVFVALIARMTRASMLDVLGEDYIRTARAKGVKERIVLFRHALGNAAVPIVTIIGTGFALLIVGVVVTESVYNIPGIGRLTVDAVLARDYPVIQAMILLTSALYVFINLLIDLSYTIFDPRIRY
- a CDS encoding 4a-hydroxytetrahydrobiopterin dehydratase — protein: MPAGGRGRGEFAMSTEFPMRIGAEVALPALQGWNAAAGRDAIEKRYRFDNFNAAFGFMARVAMFAEKMDHHPEWRNVYNRVDVTLTTHDAGGVTELDVRMAQFMDEAAGRLGATGLPARADQPRT
- a CDS encoding dipeptide ABC transporter ATP-binding protein, whose protein sequence is MIFRKRDLQHRPVVLRIAGLSLVDGQPGAGSAILRDIDVDIRQGETVCLVGESGSGKSMTSLAVMGLLPKGHLRVTGGRIELDGQNLLDLGPAALRDLRAKRISMIFQEPMTALNPVMKVGPQIEEVLDSHTALPRREKKQRVLDIMEQVHLPDVARIYESYPHQLSGGQRQRIMIAMALVLEPRLLIADEPTTALDVTTQNQVLKLISELQHKHDTAVLFITHDMGVVAEIADRVYVMRLGEIVESAPVEQLLREPRQDYTRKLLKSVPSLIPRPGRAAPQACATLQVQGLAKRYAMGGFPGRRREVQAAHDVAFSIQPGRTLGIVGESGSGKSTVARCVMRLIEPSEGAIRVGDADIARLGPRQLKPFRKHLQIVFQDPYRSLNPRRTIGASLIEGPVNFGQDRQAALAQAAELLELVGLPADALARYPHQFSGGQRQRIAIARAIAMRPDVLVADEAVSALDVSVQAQVLELLDTLQRKLDIAILFITHDLRVAAQICDEVMVMRHGRVVEHDTAENVLARPAHAYTRALIEAAPGRDWDFANFRER
- a CDS encoding ABC transporter permease — translated: MTTLPQPASALQAVFRVTQLPAWCRFGWPPIAAALVLAVLVLATAAAYLYIPHDPIAINPLMRLKPASADHWLGTDALGRDVFSRVMAGGQVSLLVGVAAAVISIAAGLCIGLVSGFFRVLDGVVMRITDAVMSVPSILLAIALVALNGPSIWSVIIAITVPEVPRVVRLVRSVVLSAREEPYVEAALALGTSMPGILWRHIMPNTLAPLMVQATYVCASAILTEAVLSFLGAGVSTEIPTWGNIMAEARMYFQIRPGLMLWPGLLLSLCILSINLLGDTARDMLDPRLKRRGE
- a CDS encoding DUF1059 domain-containing protein, encoding MSRKYIDCREFPSEMNCSVALSADSDAELLEAAVQHATTVHKHADTPELRAQLKTMFHEGTPPLAAQAGSRA
- a CDS encoding DUF6776 family protein; the protein is MAFGRSQRQVFKPSVYQPGKRTRRMPRWLVLLLVGIALGAGGVLFLQTNYGPQRLTVEQSEQLHTELSAANLERQRLQTQLDEAIGQRDANKSTHEQLTTDLAQARTRIDTLNQELLLFQDAMPPDPRGGDIGVRSAVFKRQPGQLSYQVLIMRENHAGPAFKGNVTLAIEGNYANGRRGTLTPDPLALDLQRYNNTQGVLPLPDGFTPRSVTIRVLDGQQKQHAMRIYYVRG
- a CDS encoding aspartate aminotransferase family protein, with protein sequence MNDLATINDLHSVVEDDRNAIWHHMLQHDALQATAPWVVVEGKGTRIRDASGKEYLDATAGGFWTVNVGYGRERIANAMRDQMLKLNYFAQSAGNVPGALFARQLVSKMPGMSRVYFSNSGSEANEKVFKMVRQISARHHAGRKYKILFRERDYHGSSIATLAAAGQPERAAQYGPFPDGFVQVPHCLEYRKQWDVANYGERAADAIEEVILREGPETVGLLCLEPITAGGGIIVPPEGYWRRVQEICRRYDVLLHIDEVVCGLGRTGKWFGYQHFDIEPDFVTLAKGTASGYAAIACTVTHERIFEQFKDEPDDPLSFFRDVSTFGGCAGSAAAALENLRILEEEGLVEHAAQVGDYLQACLRQLADKHAVIGDVRGKGLLQGVELVSDRAAKTPVSEADAKRVVAQCKAQGVLIGVITRALPGLNTTLCLAPPLILTRDEVDELCGAIDRALATVFG
- a CDS encoding isocitrate lyase/PEP mutase family protein; translated protein: MSNSTKRVLRERVAQRNGMLVAGAFNAMSARIVADQGFEAVYLTGAGLTNMHYGAPDLGIIGLRDVADATSRIRDAVELPLIVDADTGFGNAVNVWHTVRVLERAGADAIQLEDQVFPKRCGHFAGKSVAPLSEMVSKIKAAADARRDEDFLIIARTDARAVEGFDAAIERARRFAEAGADILFVEAIVDQDEVGKLPQLLSQPLLVNIVVGGKTPPMPAAQLGRLGYSVVLYANATLQGAVLGMQRALGALRRDGKLDEDPALLAPFLERQRLVGKPLYDELEERYKDA
- a CDS encoding OmpA family protein: MQARTTIMRVAVVSAAALLISGCATPQQTNTAIGTGAGAAVGAGIGALIGHGKGAAIGAGIGAVAGGLIGYNWSGVKQDVQQSGASSLGIDVVEMPDGSLKVNIPSNVSFDTDKSQLKPALLPVLDSVARALNQHPELRTKVVGHTDSTGSAAHNQQLSVNRARAVTSYLGKQGVAQGRMTVEGRGANDPVGDNATAEGRAANRRVEVYLYAVKQ
- a CDS encoding amidase family protein, with the translated sequence MTSELWRLSACEIVAGVKSGAFSASEAVRAALDRMEAVNGRINAVVDSDPQAALAAAARVDARIAAGEDPGPLAGVPVTVKVTHDQAGFATTMGIRKLKDHRAAANSPIVDNFERAGAIPIGRTNMPAFGLRWFTNGRLHGDTYNPFDRSLTPGGSSGGASAAVASGIGAIAHGTDIAGSIRYPAYACGVHGLRPTLGRIPNYNASFPERGLGGQLMSVSGPLARTVADIELSFAALAHADPRDPWWVPAPLAGPARPRRVALCLRPDGLEIDAAVADALLDAAARLRDAGWEVAELDDIPPMRDAAVAQVTLWLGDEYPALLAEAQAEGDPGALAMLRGQPQSAGVTLQSYCSALKARASYLRQWMLFFEDYPLMMLPVSARLTFANDLDTRSAADYDSVWEAQMPQLGLAFMGLPCMSVATGMCGSAPVGIQLAAGRYREDLLFLAAEDIAARGMPPVPVDPV